In Neoarius graeffei isolate fNeoGra1 chromosome 9, fNeoGra1.pri, whole genome shotgun sequence, one genomic interval encodes:
- the tsn gene encoding translin: MSVPEMFSYIQGFLTADQDIREDIRKVVQMLEQTARETLTILQSVHQPSGFKDIPNKCLKARELFCTVQTQIGELKTKFPVEQYYRFHEHWRFVLQRLTFLAAFVVYLESESLVTREEVAKILGIEVDREKGFHLDLEDYLAGILILASELSRLAVNSVTAGDYGRPLRISNFINELDSGFRLLNLKNDPLRKRYDGLKYDVKKIEEVVYDLSIRGLAKEQEAGGDK; the protein is encoded by the exons ATGTCAGTTCCAGAGATGTTTAGCTACATCCAGGGTTTTTTAACTGCAGATCAAGATATTCGCGAG GACATAAGAAAAGTTGTCCAAATGCTTGAGCAGACTGCCAGAGAGACACTCACCATCCTTCAAAGTGTCCACCAACCAAGTGGCTTCAAAGACA TTCCCAACAAGTGTCTGAAGGCCAGGGAGCTGTTTTGTACCGTTCAAACCCAAATTGGTGAGCTGAAAACAAAGTTCCCTGTGGAGCAGTATTACAG GTTTCATGAGCACTGGAGGTTTGTTCTGCAGCGCCTGACGTTTCTTGCTGCTTTTGTGGTTTATTTGGAGAGCGAGTCCTTGGTGACACGAGAGGAGGTGGCAAAAATACTTGGAA TTGAAGTGGACAGAGAAAAAGGATTCCATTTAGACCTTGAAGATTATCTAGCGGGGATTCTTATTTTGGCCAGTGAACTG TCAAGGTTGGCAGTCAATAGTGTAACAGCTGGAGACTATGGACGGCCTCTTCGTATCTCAAATTTCATCAACGAACTTGATTCTGGTTTTCGCCTGCTGAATCTGAAAAATGACCCACTTCGTAAACGCTATGATGGTCTCAAGTATGACGTGAAGAAGATAGAGGAGGTAGTGTATGACCTATCTATCCGTGGCCTTGCAAAGGAGCAGGAAGCCGGGGGAGATAAGTAG
- the si:dkey-91i10.2 gene encoding uncharacterized protein si:dkey-91i10.2, translating to MAAFAVVMPDVEPLPCEYSPAASPAGCSMDLEPCFSELPDPLSLLGPPVSGFHRHRNPSYITLDAPVNHYPAGPNNNLLSNMGLRYCSTSNVHPIKQPESQPSYQARQLSQSCVNSGNNRLYRSLENLHWNADPGMYTYRSMESEFVLHCTSSSQWYDGTSQGSQVYTMMHSPENMAFCPRQGLMRKDLPLFPQWLFPAVEDWAMNGNARKGLRDKLRLQSTRVAEPNKPLRPQPLLSNTIHSFSDHEMASHFGHLSSPGQVNSKKELYARHITSPEEIKQEVLRRLQLHRQRSTPNLVLSSSQETNFSKSHTSENVSSIAQPAPERKRPPMSRLHIPTFEEFKRMRQKEGAEGLGSSTAPPSGVARQDDQCREGNCEEKVKDRLHTESKTVTEIWQNCTTTDVAHPCGSSGEELSNSRSTEEASDTPICTGPAPRSPLQPQSNTAGEKHTEKAGDSGSVDPAVVPFPPNREIAEGASTCCPAILLDGKDLSVYGAKIYKMKADLLGSALDLIKKSCSAEISAKAPVRLSHDQHDGTDITTPQPGCQSTCVAMTTPACRQEACSEATGREEPRECLFGSGCRRSSSDATYEPAGSVRAQRECRLRPHYSDPMPTDAARRKQLEMKIAAAARLHSQRRDRDSGMRTVRGHSEPRGEGRNGRLGVNRACQHRWSTVSSVSADSGVVGLSDEREDEEEPRQTHRSAGAEVERVDSGIGSGLAPGWKRPSESFKTWEAQRPCPDCGHRDTTREEGMCERCSKLRTERKEAILEFLNTESSYGEDLRIIKEEFYFPMQSAGLLTAEQLTVVFSNVQELIDVNDRFTEHLQDNIDQALDQGDEDLLTVCIGEIFLEFVSMLPAFQTYCLQQSTSVNMLNTLEKEKELLRIFLDVSQNDNTALRRMNLRSFLMAPLQRVTKYPLLLSRIIKATNEYHPDYERLKEAKSRVESHLEHINMKSKQEGTATWSLRSFRRESRKNREVINIEMRETSMKLVGWARESTRFIMEGPLQISQPADGQWVKKGSKSLKFQNVQSLLMVRTSDGGVRGDQTEAFETVQDGVLVLIKDKSSGKFAVLREPIHLANCVVSTDPDCDDTFEVLDIRREAFVLRASDKSRTQQWFRLIKRYACDLGLWRKRRNALPNIMINTSQNRS from the exons ATGGCAGCTTTTGCTGTGGTCATGCCAGACGTAGAACCTTTGCCATGTGAATATTCCCCAGCAGCCTCCCCTGCTGGCTGCAGCATGGACCTGGAGCCTTGCTTCAGTGAGTTGCCagatcctctctctctccttggacCCCCAGTGTCTGGTTTCCATCGACACAGAAACCCCTCATACATCACCCTAGATGCACCAGTGAACCACTATCCAGCAGGACCCAACAACAACCTCCTCAGCAACATGGGGCTTAGGTACTGTTCCACCAGCAATGTACATCCAATCAAACAACCAGAGTCTCAGCCCAGCTACCAGGCGAGACAACTCTCACAGAGCTGTGTCAACTCGGGCAATAATCGACTATACCGCAGCCTGGAAAATCTGCACTGGAATGCAGACCCTGGCATGTACACTTACAGAAGCATGGAGAGTGAGTTTGTTCTTCACTGTACCTCCAGCAGTCAGTGGTATGATGGGACTTCTCAGGGATCACAGGTCTACACTATGATGCACTCCCCTGAGAACATGGCTTTCTGTCCTCGTCAGGGACTAATGAGGAAGGACTTGCCTCTGTTTCCTCAGTGGCTTTTTCCTGCTGTGGAGGACTGGGCTATGAATGGAAATGCCCGGAAAGGCCTGAGAGACAAACTTCGCCTTCAGAGCACTCGTGTGGCCGAGCCTAACAAGCCCCTTCGCCCTCAGCCTTTGCTAAGTAACACCATTCATTCTTTTAGCGATCATGAAATGGCGTCACATTTTGGTCATCTCTCTTCTCCAGGACAAGTGAATAGCAAGAAAGAGCTGTATGCTCGACATATTACTAGCCCAGAGGAAATCAAGCAGGAGGTGCTGCGGCGGCTACAGCTTCACAGGCAGAGGAGCACTCCTAACCTGGTACTCAGCTCCAGCCAAGAAACCAACTTCAGCAAGTCACACACCTCTGAGAATGTCAGCAGTATTGCCCAACCTGCTCCTGAGAGGAAAAGACCTCCCATGAGTCGTTTGCACATCCCAACATTTGAAGAGTTCAAGAGGATGAGGCAAAAAGAGGGTGCTGAAGGCCTGGGTTCTTCAACAGCTCCACCCAGTGGAGTAGCCAGACAAGACGACCAATGCAGAGAGGGAAACTGTGAAGAGAAAGTTAAAGACAGATTACACACTGAGAGTAAAACTGTCACAGAAATCTGGCAAAACTGCACCACTACTGATGTAGCTCATCCATGTGGTTCCAGTGGAGAAGAGTTGAGTAACAGCAGGTCCACTGAAGAAGCTTCAGATACCCCAATTTGCACAGGACCTGCACCTCGCTCTCCTCTGCAACCTCAGAGTAACACTGCAGGAGAAAAGCACACTGAGAAAGCAGGAGACTCTGGAAGTGTGGATCCAGCTGTGGTCCCTTTCCCTCCCAATAGGGAGATTGCTGAGGGGGCATCAACCTGCTGTCCAGCCATACTCCTGGATGGGAAGGATCTCTCTGTTTATGGAGCCAAGATCTACAAAATGAAGGCAGACCTCCTCGGATCAGCCCTAGACCTCATAAAGAAGAG CTGCAGTGCAGAGATCAGCGCCAAAGCCCCCGTCAGGCTGTCACATGACCAGCACGATGGTACTGACATCACCACTCCCCAGCCTGGGTGTCAATCTACCTGCGTTGCCATGACAACGCCGGCCTGCAGACAGGAGGCTTGCAGTGAAGCTACTGGACGAGAAGAGCCAAGAGAATGC CTCTTTGGGTCAGGATGCAGGCGCTCGAGCTCGGACGCAACCTATGAGCCAGCTGGATCAGTGAGGGCGCAGCGGGAGTGTCGCCTGCGCCCTCACTACAGCGACCCCATGCCCACTGATGCTGCTAGACGCAAGCAGCTGGAGATGAAAATTGCTGCAGCTGCACGTCTCCACAGTCAACGCAGAGACCGAGATAGTG GTATGCGCACAGTTAGGGGTCACTCTGAGCCTAGAGGAGAAGGTCGCAATGGACGCCTGGGTGTGAATCGTGCATGTCAGCACCGCTGGAGCACAGTGAGCAGTGTGAGTGCAGACAGTGGTGTGGTGGGGCTGAGCGATGAGCGTGAGGATGAGGAAGAGCCACGCCAAACTCACCGCAGTGCTGGGGCTGAAGTGGAGCGAGTGGACAGCGGTATCGGATCTGGACTTGCACCAGGATGGAAGAGACCCTCAGAATCATTTAAAACATGGGAGGCTCAGCGGCCATGCCCAGACTGTGGCCACCGAGACACCACTCGAGAAGAGGGCATGTGTGAGCGATGCTCAAAGTTACGGACCGAGCGCAAGGAGGCCATTCTGGAGTTCCTCAACACAGAGTCGAGCTACGGCGAGGATCTGCGCATCATCAAGGAAGAGTTCTACTTCCCCATGCAGAGTGCAGGACTGCTCACAGCCGAACAGTTGACCGTGGTCTTCAGCAATGTGCAGGAGCTTATTGATGTGAACGACAGGTTCACCGAGCATCTGCAGGACAACATTGACCAGGCACTCGATCAG GGAGATGAAGATCTGCTCACTGTATGCATTGGAGAAATCTTCTTGGAGTTTGTCAGCATGCTACCAGCCTTTCAAACCTACTGCTTGCAGCAATCAACATCTGTCAACATGCTTAACACACTGGAGAAGGAAAAAGAGTTGCttag GATTTTCCTTGACGTATCCCAGAATGACAATACGGCCCTGCGGCGCATGAATCTGCGCTCCTTCCTCATGGCTCCACTGCAACGTGTGACCAAGTATCCGCTGCTCTTGAGCCGCATCATCAAGGCCACGAACGAATACCATCCTGATTACGAGCGTCTGAAGGAGGCCAAAAGTCGTGTGGAGTCTCACCTGGAGCACATCAACATGAAAAGCAAGCAGGAGGGCACAGCCACGTGGTCCCTGCGCTCATTCCGGCGCGAGAGCCGCAAGAACCGTGAAGTGATCAACATTGAGATGAGAGAGACATCCATGAAGCTTGTAGGCTGGGCTCGTGAGAGCACACGCTTTATTATGGAGGGTCCGCTGCAGATCTCACAGCCTGCTGATGGCCAGTGGGTAAAAAAAGGCAGCAAGTCCCTCAAGTTCCAGAATGTTCAAAGCCTTCTAATGGTGCGCACATCAGACGGGGGAGTACGCGGAGACCAAACGGAGGCCTTCGAGACAGTGCAGGACGGTGTGCTGGTACTGATTAAAGATAAAAGTAGTGGCAAGTTTGCTGTACTGCGTGAACCCATCCATCTGGCTAACTGTGTGGTTTCAACCGACCCGGACTGTGATGACACGTTTGAGGTGCTGGACATCCGACGCGAAGCCTTTGTTTTACGTGCCTCTGACAAATCACGTACACAGCAGTGGTTTCGGCTGATTAAGAGGTATGCATGTGATCTGGGGCTCTGGAGAAAAAGACGCAACGCACTCCCTAATATAATGATCAACACGTCCCAGAACCGCTCTTGA